One Pelomicrobium methylotrophicum genomic window carries:
- a CDS encoding sodium-dependent bicarbonate transport family permease yields MFGLSNILIPPVLFFALGFLARLIRSDLRFPPDLAKALSVYLLVAIGIHGGYELGRVDLLTALNAVLWAIVLGLTLPIIGYAALIATRKVDALNAAAIAAHYGSVSAGTFLTAIAYLESSGIKYESYPVIMLAVMESPAIVVGLLLAGWSRHRLGIVLSDGSVAANGNHTGAILREAFTNGSVVLLVGSMLIGAIAAPKALEAIKPFVNEIFMGVLCLFLLEMGLEAARRIEDFRRVGLLLAAFGILMPLFGALVGVLVGHAALGFSVGGTTLVAVLAASASYIAVPPAMRLAVPEANPSLYLTLSLGITFPFNVLIGIPLYHRIAAMIAGS; encoded by the coding sequence ATGTTCGGTTTGTCCAACATTCTGATTCCACCGGTCTTGTTCTTTGCGCTCGGCTTTCTCGCCCGTCTGATCCGATCGGATCTGCGCTTCCCACCCGACCTGGCCAAGGCGCTATCCGTCTACCTGCTCGTGGCCATCGGCATCCACGGAGGATACGAGCTTGGGCGCGTGGACCTGTTGACGGCGCTGAACGCAGTTCTCTGGGCGATCGTGCTGGGGCTGACGCTTCCGATCATCGGCTATGCAGCGCTGATCGCCACGCGCAAAGTCGACGCGCTGAATGCCGCCGCCATCGCTGCACACTACGGCTCAGTGAGCGCCGGCACGTTTTTAACAGCGATCGCGTACCTGGAAAGCAGCGGCATCAAGTACGAGAGCTATCCAGTAATCATGCTCGCGGTGATGGAATCCCCCGCCATCGTCGTCGGATTGCTGCTGGCGGGCTGGTCCCGGCACCGGCTAGGTATCGTGCTCAGCGACGGAAGCGTAGCCGCCAACGGAAATCATACGGGCGCCATTCTGCGCGAGGCTTTCACTAACGGCAGTGTCGTGTTGTTGGTGGGATCCATGCTGATCGGCGCCATTGCGGCACCCAAGGCCTTAGAGGCAATCAAACCCTTCGTGAACGAGATCTTTATGGGCGTTCTGTGCCTGTTCTTGCTGGAGATGGGCCTGGAGGCAGCGCGCCGCATCGAGGATTTCCGCCGCGTAGGGCTTTTGCTGGCAGCCTTTGGCATCCTCATGCCTCTGTTCGGCGCGCTGGTGGGTGTGCTGGTCGGCCACGCGGCGCTCGGCTTCAGCGTCGGCGGGACGACCTTGGTGGCCGTGCTCGCGGCGAGCGCTTCCTACATCGCGGTGCCTCCCGCCATGCGGCTCGCCGTGCCCGAGGCGAATCCCTCCCTGTACCTCACCCTCTCGCTCGGGATTACCTTCCCGTTCAACGTCCTCATCGGCATTCCGCTCTATCACCGGATTGCCGCCATGATCGCGGGCAGCTAA
- a CDS encoding DUF190 domain-containing protein — protein sequence MVRPLERKKLLTIITARELEKMIIEAARRRGVGGYTVVQASGAGASGIQSGMLDSDSNILIYIILSEARLMSVLEDLEEMIRRGHRLKAIVSDIAILPRKPAGGPLG from the coding sequence ATGGTTAGACCCCTGGAACGGAAAAAGCTGCTGACCATCATTACCGCGCGCGAGCTCGAAAAGATGATCATCGAGGCCGCCCGCCGGCGCGGCGTAGGCGGCTACACGGTGGTACAGGCGAGCGGGGCCGGCGCCTCTGGCATCCAGTCGGGGATGCTCGACAGTGACTCGAACATCCTCATCTACATCATCCTCTCAGAAGCGCGTCTCATGTCCGTCCTTGAAGACCTCGAGGAAATGATCCGCCGCGGCCACCGGCTCAAGGCGATCGTGTCCGACATCGCCATCCTGCCGCGCAAACCCGCGGGCGGTCCGCTCGGCTAG
- a CDS encoding LysR substrate-binding domain-containing protein yields the protein MSAQTPGRAVGTAARARPAGYLARHSTLRQLQVFEAVARLGSFTRAAEELFLAQPTVSMQLKKLTDTIGLPLLEQVGIRIQLTDTGREVYAACQEVLGALANLEMKLADIKGLKRGYLRLAVITSAKYLAPHLLGRFCRLYPGVEVSLKVTNRERLLERIASHGDDLYILGQPPQGLEVEAYPLIPNPLVVMAARSHPLVNVANIPLKRLLEEPFIMREPGSGTRDALLRLFETKGLPAPVARMEFGSNEAIKQAIVAGLGISVLSLHSLVLEGTSGPIAILDVQGFPIQRHWYVVYPKGRKPSVVAQAFLEFVKQEGRHIAENLDKEMEKIRRLRSAKPRKREKPLAKDN from the coding sequence TTGTCAGCGCAGACTCCGGGCCGGGCAGTCGGAACTGCGGCACGCGCAAGGCCGGCGGGCTATCTCGCGCGCCATTCCACGCTGCGGCAACTGCAGGTGTTCGAAGCCGTCGCCCGCCTTGGCAGCTTCACGCGCGCGGCCGAGGAGCTGTTTCTGGCACAGCCGACGGTGTCGATGCAGCTCAAGAAGCTCACGGATACGATCGGACTGCCGCTGCTCGAGCAAGTGGGGATACGCATCCAGCTGACCGACACCGGGCGCGAGGTGTATGCGGCCTGCCAAGAGGTGCTCGGGGCGCTGGCCAACCTCGAGATGAAGCTCGCGGACATCAAGGGGCTTAAGCGTGGTTACCTGCGCCTTGCCGTCATCACCTCCGCCAAGTATCTTGCGCCGCATCTTCTGGGCCGGTTCTGTCGGCTTTACCCGGGCGTAGAAGTGTCGCTCAAGGTCACCAACCGCGAGCGCCTGCTGGAGCGGATCGCCAGCCACGGCGACGACCTGTACATCCTGGGGCAGCCGCCGCAGGGGTTGGAAGTCGAGGCCTATCCGCTGATTCCGAACCCGCTGGTCGTGATGGCCGCCCGCAGTCATCCGCTGGTCAACGTGGCCAACATCCCCCTCAAGCGGCTGCTTGAAGAGCCTTTCATCATGCGCGAACCCGGTTCAGGCACGAGGGATGCCCTCCTGCGCCTATTCGAGACCAAAGGTCTCCCGGCGCCGGTCGCACGCATGGAGTTCGGCAGCAACGAAGCCATCAAGCAGGCCATAGTGGCCGGGTTGGGTATCTCCGTGCTGTCTCTGCACTCGCTGGTCCTGGAAGGCACGTCCGGGCCGATCGCCATCCTGGACGTTCAGGGATTTCCCATTCAGCGGCACTGGTACGTCGTGTATCCGAAGGGAAGAAAGCCATCCGTCGTCGCCCAAGCCTTCCTGGAGTTTGTCAAGCAGGAAGGGCGGCATATCGCGGAGAACCTGGACAAGGAAATGGAGAAGATCCGGCGGTTGCGGTCTGCCAAACCCAGGAAAAGAGAAAAGCCGCTCGCCAAGGACAATTGA
- a CDS encoding SDR family NAD(P)-dependent oxidoreductase, with protein MSRSVLITGATGSIGGALAQAYAEPGTRLILQGRKADRLAELAAQCEAQGARVWTQALDVRDRRALVAWLREVCEGACPDLVIVNAGVNTNIGPRGEGEPWAEAQALIEVNLLAAMATVDAVLPAMRRRGSGQIALVSSLAAWFGLPVTPSYCASKAGLKAYGEALRGWLAPEGIRVNVVMPGFVESPMCRGMPGPKPFLWTPERAARAIRRGLEKDRARISFPFPLNLGTWALALLPAELSTRLVRWLGYGH; from the coding sequence ATGAGCCGAAGCGTATTGATCACCGGGGCGACCGGCAGCATCGGCGGCGCTTTGGCCCAGGCCTATGCCGAGCCTGGCACGAGGCTCATTCTGCAGGGCCGTAAAGCGGATCGTCTGGCGGAACTGGCGGCACAGTGCGAGGCGCAGGGGGCGCGGGTGTGGACCCAGGCACTCGACGTGCGCGACAGGCGTGCCCTGGTGGCCTGGTTGAGGGAAGTCTGCGAGGGTGCGTGTCCCGACCTGGTGATCGTCAATGCCGGGGTGAACACGAACATCGGCCCGAGAGGCGAGGGGGAGCCGTGGGCGGAAGCGCAGGCCCTGATCGAGGTGAATCTGCTTGCCGCCATGGCCACGGTGGATGCGGTCCTGCCGGCGATGCGGCGGCGAGGCAGTGGGCAGATCGCGCTGGTGAGTTCACTCGCCGCCTGGTTCGGACTGCCGGTCACCCCCAGCTATTGCGCCAGCAAGGCAGGATTGAAGGCCTATGGGGAGGCCCTGCGCGGCTGGCTTGCACCGGAGGGCATTCGCGTCAATGTGGTGATGCCGGGCTTCGTGGAATCCCCCATGTGCCGGGGGATGCCTGGCCCCAAGCCCTTCCTGTGGACACCGGAGCGGGCGGCACGGGCGATCAGGCGCGGCCTTGAGAAGGATCGAGCGCGCATCAGCTTCCCTTTTCCCTTGAATCTGGGTACCTGGGCGCTGGCCCTGCTGCCGGCTGAGCTTTCGACCCGACTCGTGCGGTGGCTGGGCTATGGCCATTGA
- a CDS encoding form I ribulose bisphosphate carboxylase large subunit translates to MAEKTYQAGVKEYRKTYWTPDYVPLDTDLLACFKVVAQPGVPPEEAAAAVAAESSTGTWTTVWTDLLTDLDYYKGRAYRIEPVPGDPSAFYAFVAYPIDLFEEGSVVNVLTSLVGNVFGFKAIRSLRLEDVRFPIAYVKTCGGPPNGIQVERDRLNKYGRPLLGCTIKPKLGLSAKNYGRAVYECLRGGLDFTKDDENINSQPFMRWRQRFEFVMEAVQKAEAETGERKGHYLNVTAPTPEEMYKRAEFAKELGAPIIMHDFLTAGFTANTGLANWCRENGMLLHIHRAMHAVIDRNPYHGIHFRVLAKCLRLSGGDHLHAGTVVGKLEGDRQATLGWIDIMRESFIPENRRRGIFFDQDWGSMPGVMPVASGGIHVWHMPALVSIFGDDAVFQFGGGTLGHPWGNAAGAHANRVALEACIEARNQGRQVEREGKEILTEAAQASPELKMAMETWKEIKFEFDVVDKLDVAA, encoded by the coding sequence ATGGCTGAAAAAACCTATCAAGCCGGTGTTAAAGAGTATCGCAAGACTTACTGGACCCCGGATTACGTGCCGCTGGACACCGATCTGCTCGCCTGCTTCAAGGTGGTGGCCCAGCCGGGCGTCCCACCCGAGGAGGCCGCCGCGGCCGTCGCCGCCGAGTCTTCGACCGGCACCTGGACCACGGTCTGGACCGACCTCTTGACCGACCTCGACTACTACAAGGGCCGTGCCTACAGGATCGAGCCGGTACCGGGAGACCCCAGCGCGTTCTACGCGTTCGTGGCCTATCCGATCGACCTGTTCGAGGAAGGATCGGTGGTCAACGTCTTGACCTCGCTCGTCGGCAATGTCTTCGGCTTCAAGGCGATCCGCAGTCTGCGGCTCGAAGACGTGCGTTTTCCCATCGCTTACGTCAAGACGTGCGGCGGACCGCCCAACGGCATCCAGGTTGAGCGCGACCGACTGAATAAGTACGGTCGTCCGCTCCTCGGCTGCACGATCAAACCGAAGCTCGGGCTGTCGGCGAAAAACTACGGCCGTGCCGTCTACGAGTGCCTGCGCGGCGGGCTCGACTTCACCAAGGACGACGAGAACATCAACTCGCAACCCTTCATGCGCTGGCGCCAGCGCTTCGAGTTCGTGATGGAAGCGGTGCAGAAGGCCGAAGCCGAGACCGGCGAGCGCAAGGGTCACTACTTGAACGTCACCGCCCCGACGCCCGAGGAGATGTACAAGCGCGCGGAATTCGCCAAGGAGCTGGGCGCGCCGATCATCATGCACGACTTCCTGACCGCAGGCTTCACGGCGAACACGGGACTCGCCAACTGGTGCCGCGAAAATGGAATGCTGCTTCACATCCACCGTGCGATGCACGCCGTGATCGACCGCAATCCGTATCACGGTATCCACTTCCGCGTGCTTGCGAAATGCCTGCGGCTCTCCGGCGGCGACCACCTGCATGCGGGTACCGTGGTCGGCAAGCTCGAAGGCGACCGCCAGGCCACGCTTGGCTGGATCGACATCATGCGCGAGTCCTTCATTCCGGAGAATCGACGCCGCGGGATATTCTTCGATCAGGACTGGGGTTCCATGCCGGGGGTCATGCCGGTGGCCTCGGGCGGCATTCATGTCTGGCATATGCCGGCGCTCGTCAGCATCTTCGGCGATGACGCCGTGTTCCAGTTCGGCGGCGGCACGCTCGGGCACCCGTGGGGCAACGCGGCGGGCGCGCATGCCAACCGTGTGGCGCTTGAGGCCTGCATCGAGGCGCGCAACCAGGGACGGCAGGTCGAGCGCGAAGGCAAGGAAATCCTCACCGAGGCGGCGCAGGCGAGCCCCGAGCTCAAGATGGCGATGGAAACCTGGAAGGAAATCAAGTTCGAATTTGACGTCGTGGACAAGCTCGATGTGGCCGCCTAA
- a CDS encoding BMC domain-containing protein — MATERSEKMGIALGMIETRGLVPAIEAADAMTKASEVRLIARQFVGGGYVTVMVRGETGAVNAAVRAGADACERVGDGLAAAHIIARPHPEVEQILPEKPML; from the coding sequence ATGGCAACAGAGCGGTCAGAGAAGATGGGCATTGCGTTGGGGATGATTGAGACGCGGGGGCTGGTGCCGGCGATTGAGGCGGCGGACGCCATGACCAAGGCCTCTGAGGTGCGTTTGATTGCGCGGCAGTTTGTCGGTGGAGGTTATGTGACGGTGATGGTGCGCGGCGAGACGGGTGCGGTCAACGCGGCGGTGCGTGCGGGTGCGGATGCCTGCGAGCGCGTGGGTGACGGGCTAGCGGCGGCGCACATCATCGCCCGCCCCCATCCAGAAGTGGAGCAGATTCTGCCCGAGAAGCCCATGCTGTAA
- a CDS encoding CsoS2 family carboxysome shell protein — protein MQQTMTATTAEAGVLTGRDASRARRAALVQGKTALPPPRERTRTGERAAAILPVHGLPHAPETVTTAPSTLRVEYSAVSTAVSGLTRSEALTGRALSIARRQSLSRGKEGLKQWQSMVGAVAVPVETRPVAEPASALCTDGSCRDIARALRAERARNGRGNAPPARPSGRPRSQEPIKYPPKVADTTTYGQQRVTGIRIGRGVNVTGDEPGAALPVTGTQYIGTETGYTPRTGGVKVGAARTAGGLVVTGTQVRSQVKITGDESNPAIRITGEADQELADDLIQRPEQGAYVAAQFQRMHDPHGHSVFGTNLGRSIKTIGSRERVRERAIELTEGGNAISGTAVGRSIRVTGNEPGSCRHITGDQYLMPAERQPLCEAPPASGMSRSGMGGTGGDERPDPVTGAKVTVSETWRRQRVTGVEVEHNPRVTGDEPGACAPVTGTPYVGPAQYEAYCEPSDIEAAARRIDAAYATGHRVTGDKPEHTEKVTGTGRGAERALTGTPYYQPDVEDDEQGNVIERINARFSVRSPQREAQLRASVVVAKMKTDTPRITGSFSLGEGKITGNQEFHFRTRGYGAGSGAGEEKRPRITGEGKSEGFPITGDAWRTNPRVTGTEGYIAAERNPSERAGKPHAFASAGIFKGKARHEPSRVLVTGMVGQSPKASARVTLSGGAQG, from the coding sequence ATGCAGCAAACGATGACAGCGACGACGGCGGAAGCTGGCGTGCTCACCGGGCGCGATGCCTCGCGCGCCCGCCGCGCGGCGCTCGTCCAGGGCAAGACGGCGCTGCCGCCGCCGCGGGAGCGCACGCGCACCGGCGAGCGTGCTGCGGCGATCCTGCCGGTGCATGGGCTGCCGCACGCGCCGGAGACGGTGACCACCGCGCCGAGCACGCTACGGGTCGAATACTCTGCCGTATCCACAGCGGTCTCCGGCTTGACGCGGAGCGAGGCACTCACCGGCCGCGCGCTGTCCATCGCACGCCGCCAAAGCCTGAGCCGTGGCAAGGAAGGACTGAAGCAGTGGCAATCCATGGTCGGCGCTGTTGCTGTGCCGGTCGAAACCAGGCCCGTCGCCGAACCAGCGAGCGCGCTCTGCACTGACGGCTCCTGCCGCGATATTGCGCGTGCACTGCGCGCCGAGCGCGCGAGGAACGGCCGAGGCAACGCGCCCCCAGCGCGCCCGAGCGGGCGGCCGCGCAGCCAGGAGCCGATCAAGTATCCTCCCAAGGTGGCGGATACGACAACCTATGGCCAACAGCGTGTCACCGGCATTCGCATCGGCCGCGGCGTCAACGTGACCGGAGACGAGCCTGGAGCAGCGCTGCCGGTGACCGGTACGCAGTATATCGGCACCGAGACGGGCTACACTCCGCGCACGGGCGGCGTGAAAGTCGGCGCCGCACGCACTGCTGGCGGCCTGGTGGTGACCGGCACCCAGGTTCGCAGTCAGGTGAAGATCACGGGAGACGAGTCGAACCCGGCGATTCGCATCACGGGCGAAGCCGACCAGGAGCTGGCGGATGATCTGATCCAGCGCCCGGAGCAAGGCGCGTACGTCGCCGCGCAGTTCCAGCGCATGCACGACCCGCACGGTCATTCGGTGTTCGGCACCAACCTGGGACGCTCGATTAAAACCATCGGCTCGCGCGAACGCGTGCGCGAACGGGCGATCGAACTGACCGAAGGCGGTAACGCCATTTCCGGCACAGCGGTCGGCCGCAGCATCCGGGTCACGGGCAACGAACCCGGCTCCTGCCGACATATCACCGGCGATCAATACCTGATGCCAGCGGAAAGGCAACCGCTGTGCGAAGCCCCGCCTGCCAGTGGGATGTCGAGGTCGGGCATGGGCGGTACCGGGGGTGACGAACGTCCCGACCCGGTGACCGGGGCCAAGGTGACTGTCTCGGAGACCTGGCGCCGGCAGCGCGTGACCGGGGTCGAGGTCGAGCACAACCCCCGTGTGACGGGCGACGAGCCCGGCGCCTGCGCGCCGGTTACCGGCACGCCGTACGTCGGCCCGGCTCAATATGAGGCGTACTGCGAGCCGAGCGACATTGAAGCCGCGGCGCGCCGTATCGATGCGGCCTATGCGACGGGTCATCGCGTGACGGGCGATAAACCGGAGCACACGGAGAAGGTTACCGGCACCGGCCGCGGCGCCGAGCGCGCTCTCACCGGCACACCGTACTATCAGCCCGATGTGGAGGACGATGAACAGGGCAACGTCATCGAACGCATCAATGCCCGCTTCAGCGTCCGCTCCCCGCAGCGCGAGGCGCAACTGCGCGCGAGCGTGGTCGTCGCGAAGATGAAGACCGACACGCCGCGCATTACCGGCTCGTTCTCGCTCGGCGAGGGCAAGATCACGGGCAATCAGGAGTTCCATTTCCGGACCCGTGGCTACGGTGCCGGCAGCGGTGCGGGGGAGGAGAAAAGACCGCGCATCACGGGCGAGGGCAAGAGCGAAGGGTTCCCGATCACCGGAGACGCCTGGCGGACGAACCCCCGCGTCACGGGCACCGAGGGTTACATTGCCGCCGAGCGCAACCCAAGCGAACGCGCTGGCAAGCCCCACGCGTTCGCAAGCGCAGGAATCTTCAAGGGCAAGGCCCGGCACGAGCCGTCCAGGGTTCTGGTCACTGGCATGGTCGGCCAGTCGCCCAAGGCGTCTGCCCGGGTCACGCTGTCGGGTGGTGCTCAGGGATGA
- a CDS encoding capsule biosynthesis protein, giving the protein MRGSSKRSFLFLQGPASPFFARLADRLGADGHRIVKLNFHAGDWAYWAPRRALAFRGRLEELPGFLDEVYRRFDISDQVLYGDRRPVHKAAVERAAACGVRTHVFEEGYFRPHWVTLEREGVNARSLLPRDPHWYRQTAARLGTPPETVTFHSPFFIMATHDVLYHTAGLVNPLFFPHYVGHGLLPVVVEYAGYCLRLPRVRLWDKRRDAQRIARLIDSGRPYFVLPLQLNSDAQIREHSSFRDMAEVLTHVVESFAAHAPKDALLVIKNHPLDPGLNRYGAQVKRLARRYGCAGRLLYLESGFLEPLLKYARGCVTVNSTSGIQALGLGCPVKTLSRPIYDLPGLTFQGTLADFWTAGERPDAELFTCFRRVVTYATQINGGFYCEKGIALAVPNSARVLTAERSPLEALQ; this is encoded by the coding sequence ATGCGGGGCAGCAGCAAGCGGAGTTTTCTTTTCCTGCAAGGGCCGGCCTCACCCTTTTTCGCCCGTTTGGCGGACCGCCTGGGCGCTGATGGCCACCGGATCGTCAAACTGAATTTCCATGCCGGCGACTGGGCCTACTGGGCCCCGCGCCGGGCTCTTGCCTTTCGCGGCCGTCTCGAAGAACTGCCCGGGTTTCTGGATGAGGTCTATCGCCGTTTCGACATCAGCGACCAGGTGCTCTACGGCGACCGCCGTCCGGTGCACAAAGCGGCGGTGGAGCGGGCTGCTGCCTGCGGGGTGCGCACCCATGTCTTCGAGGAGGGATATTTCCGCCCCCACTGGGTCACGCTGGAGCGGGAGGGGGTCAACGCCCGCTCGCTCTTGCCACGCGATCCGCACTGGTACCGGCAGACGGCGGCACGGCTCGGAACACCGCCTGAGACGGTGACTTTCCATTCTCCTTTCTTCATCATGGCAACGCACGATGTGCTCTACCATACGGCGGGGTTGGTCAACCCCCTGTTTTTCCCGCATTACGTCGGTCATGGACTGCTTCCGGTCGTGGTGGAATACGCCGGGTACTGTCTGCGGCTGCCGAGGGTGCGCCTTTGGGACAAACGGCGCGATGCGCAACGGATCGCCCGACTCATTGACTCTGGCCGACCGTACTTCGTGTTGCCTCTGCAGCTCAACAGTGATGCCCAGATCCGCGAGCATTCTTCCTTTCGCGACATGGCGGAGGTGCTGACCCACGTGGTGGAGAGTTTTGCAGCCCATGCGCCGAAGGACGCGCTGCTGGTGATCAAAAATCACCCCCTGGATCCGGGCTTGAATCGCTATGGCGCCCAGGTCAAACGCCTCGCTCGCCGGTACGGGTGCGCAGGCCGTCTGCTTTACCTGGAGAGCGGCTTTCTCGAGCCTTTGCTGAAATACGCGCGGGGGTGTGTGACGGTCAACAGCACCTCCGGAATCCAGGCGCTGGGTCTGGGGTGCCCGGTGAAGACTTTGAGTCGGCCCATCTACGACCTGCCGGGTCTGACGTTCCAGGGGACGCTCGCGGATTTCTGGACGGCCGGGGAGCGCCCCGATGCCGAACTTTTCACTTGCTTTCGCCGGGTGGTCACGTATGCCACCCAGATCAATGGTGGGTTTTACTGCGAGAAGGGGATTGCGCTTGCCGTGCCGAACAGCGCACGGGTGTTGACGGCGGAACGTTCGCCGCTGGAGGCGCTGCAATGA
- a CDS encoding glycosyltransferase family 4 protein, which yields MSGKWFRRNQILIDVTRLLYRSLQGRLPTGVDRVSLEYVRHFGGCARALIRFCGRWIVLSRNESQRLFDQLLCPDDAPSQYILWLVGKGYLLNWTRPEAGDILLNTGHSGLEHPSYAYQIGRYGLRSLFFLHDLIPISHPEYSRPGEAEKHRRRIRTMLLSGSGIVVNSLVTGEAMEKHARVHNLPVPRWTVAPLAVGTLPTAAERLLAEPYFVVLGTIEPRKNHLLLLHVWRQLVLEQGGKAPRLVVIGQRGWECEQVVDLLERCVTLRGFVIERNDCKDLELMTWLRHAQALLFPSFVEGYGMPLVEALSLGLPVIASDLPVFREVAGEIPEYRDPLDGRAWKEIISDYTLPDSAARRAQCARMKGYRAPTWEDHFARVETLMEQCFREY from the coding sequence ATGAGTGGTAAATGGTTCAGACGTAATCAAATCCTGATTGATGTTACTCGCTTACTCTATCGATCACTACAAGGTCGCTTGCCCACGGGCGTAGATCGGGTGAGTTTGGAATATGTGCGCCATTTCGGAGGCTGTGCGAGAGCCTTGATACGTTTTTGCGGGCGCTGGATCGTGCTAAGCCGTAATGAATCACAGCGGCTGTTTGATCAGCTACTCTGTCCCGACGACGCGCCGTCTCAATACATTTTATGGCTTGTTGGCAAGGGTTACCTGCTGAACTGGACGCGCCCCGAAGCGGGCGATATTTTACTTAACACAGGCCACAGCGGCCTTGAACATCCAAGTTATGCATACCAAATAGGGCGTTATGGTTTGCGCTCCCTGTTTTTTCTACACGACCTCATCCCTATTTCGCATCCGGAATACTCCCGGCCAGGGGAAGCGGAAAAGCACCGGCGACGGATAAGGACCATGTTGTTGTCGGGCAGCGGGATCGTCGTCAACTCGTTGGTGACCGGCGAGGCGATGGAGAAGCATGCGCGAGTTCATAATCTGCCTGTTCCCCGATGGACGGTTGCCCCGCTGGCTGTGGGAACCCTACCGACCGCCGCGGAACGGCTGCTTGCCGAGCCGTATTTCGTCGTGCTGGGTACCATCGAGCCGCGCAAGAATCATTTGCTGCTACTGCACGTGTGGCGACAATTGGTGCTTGAGCAAGGCGGGAAAGCACCTCGCTTGGTAGTCATCGGACAACGCGGCTGGGAATGCGAACAGGTAGTGGATCTGCTGGAGCGTTGCGTAACACTACGCGGCTTTGTCATCGAGCGCAACGACTGCAAAGATCTGGAACTAATGACTTGGTTGCGCCATGCCCAAGCATTACTCTTTCCTTCTTTTGTCGAGGGTTACGGCATGCCTTTGGTGGAGGCCCTTTCGCTAGGTTTGCCAGTGATTGCAAGTGATCTGCCAGTGTTCCGTGAAGTGGCGGGTGAAATTCCAGAGTATCGCGATCCACTGGACGGGCGGGCATGGAAAGAAATCATATCTGATTACACCTTGCCGGATAGCGCGGCTCGCCGGGCGCAGTGCGCGCGGATGAAGGGTTATCGTGCGCCGACGTGGGAAGATCATTTTGCGCGGGTAGAGACATTGATGGAGCAATGTTTCCGGGAATATTGA
- a CDS encoding ribulose bisphosphate carboxylase small subunit has product MPEIQPYKPTERRGETFSYLPSMTPDKIRKQIQYLVNQGWNPAIEHTEPEKAFSHYWYLWKLPFFGETSVERIMAELESCHRANPGHLVRLIGYDNYTQSQGMAFIVYRGGR; this is encoded by the coding sequence ATGCCTGAGATCCAACCGTACAAGCCGACCGAGCGCAGGGGCGAGACCTTTTCGTATCTGCCCTCCATGACGCCGGACAAAATCCGCAAGCAGATCCAGTACCTTGTCAACCAGGGCTGGAATCCGGCGATCGAGCATACGGAGCCCGAAAAGGCGTTTTCGCACTACTGGTATCTCTGGAAGCTGCCGTTTTTCGGCGAGACGTCGGTGGAGCGCATCATGGCCGAGCTCGAGTCCTGCCACCGCGCCAACCCGGGGCATCTGGTGCGCCTGATCGGCTACGACAACTACACCCAGAGTCAGGGAATGGCGTTCATCGTGTATCGTGGCGGCCGCTGA